The Equus przewalskii isolate Varuska chromosome 5, EquPr2, whole genome shotgun sequence genome window below encodes:
- the TMEM106C gene encoding transmembrane protein 106C, translating into MGSQHSASARPSSCRRKKDDREDFLAEREQEEAIAQFPYVEFTGRDSITCLTCQGTGYIPTEQVNELVALIPHSDQRLRPQRTKQYVLLSVLLCLLASGLVVFFLFPHSVLVDDDGIKVVKVTFNKQDSLVILAITATLKIRNSNFYSVAVTSLSTQVQYMNTVVGSYVTANVSLIPPRSEHLVNFTVKAEMGGPYSYVYFFCTLPDILIHNIVIFMRTSVKISYIGHVTQSSLETHHYVDCGANSTAV; encoded by the exons ATGGGGTCCCAGCATTCCGCCTCTGCTCGCCCCTCTTCCTGCAGGCGAAAGAAAGATGACAGGGAGGATTTTCTGGCTGAACGGGAGCAGGAAGAAGCCATCGCTCAGTTTCCGTATGTGGAGTTCACCGGTCGAGATAGCATCACCTGTCTCACGTGCCAAGGGACCGGCTACATTCCAACAG AGCAAGTAAATGAATTGGTGGCTTTGATCCCACACAGTGATCAGAGGTTGCGCCCTCAGAGAAC TAAGCAATATGTACTCCTGTCTGTCTTGCTGTGTCTCCTGGCATCTGGGTTGgtggttttcttcctctttccacatTCAGTCCTTGTGGATGACGACGGCATCAAAGTGGTGAAAGTCACGTTTAATAAGCAGGACTCCCTGGTGATCCTCGCCATCACG GCCACCCTGAAAATCAGGAACTCCAACTTCTACTCTGTGGCCGTGACCAGCCTGTCCACCCAGGTTCAGTACATGAACACCGTGGTTGGGTCATATGTGACAGCAAATGTCTCCCTTATTCCACCTCGGAGCGAGCACCTG GTGAATTTTACTGTGAAGGCTGAGATGGGAGGACCGTATTCCTATGTGTA CTTCTTCTGCACATTGCCGGATATCCTGATTCACAACATAGTGATCTTCATGCG AACTTCAGTGAAGATTTCATACATTGGCCATGTGacccagagctccttggagaccCATCACTATGTGGATTGTGGAGCAAATTCTACAGCTGTTTAG